In the Glycine max cultivar Williams 82 chromosome 6, Glycine_max_v4.0, whole genome shotgun sequence genome, TGTGCAACTGTGTAAAACCTTTCTTTTATGAGACCTTAGAAGGAATATGTTTCCAAAGGGGCAATAACACCCCCACTaattgacaacaatgaaacagcaagagaagatgaaagggCTAGagtcaataagaaaaaaatagccTCAAATCTTTTCCTGACAAAAACGAACTGATTATAAACACCAACAGCAGAAACACCACccattttttatacaatttagaCAGGTATTCAATATCATAATGACTGAATCATATGTGATGCATACACAATGCCCTCAACTACACACTTTATGACAAACCAGCAATGATCATTAATAAGCAGCAAAATCATTactaggttttaaaaaaaatcacttgaaaGCTACACACATCCATCTTCAGAATGGAAAGGGAGAAGTGCTGATAAATATCACACAGGAGCAAAGGCATACTAAACACTAAGCCGTCAGCacaaagcaaaacaaaacataagagCTGTAACTCTACCTGACAGAGCATAGTCAGGTCCCTTGCGACCCTGCATCAGATCCAGATGCTGAGGAACTGTCACTATCAGAATCTGCAACACCACATACAAATGAGAAAGACAGGACATTTGACTTCCACAATCAGCAAAAGCACGTATATGAACAAATAACATGAAAGATAGATTCTAAATCATTGATCAATGTACCACTTGAAGAAGAACCAGAATCACTGCTGGAGCTACTGGAACTGCTTGACCTACTCCCATTATCCGCTTGATTTCTCCCTTGCACAGGCAAGGGTTGGGGAAGACTCCTTTCATCTGTACACATACAGGCAGAtgaaatatttcatttaaataaataattgagatAAACAATCCAAAAACACCAATACTGATTCTTAGAAGTTCACctgtttgtgtttcttttggaatctctgcCATAGCTGGTGCCTGACTCtgcaaaagataaagataaaaaagtatttagcAATAATTGTTCCCCAAAGTAAGCAACTAAGCATGGCAATTAgatgtaaaaaatttattctttacCTTCTGGATGGCATTCTGCTGCAAAGCTTCTGCTCTAGCTCGAGCAAGTTCAGCCTTCCTTTTGTTTTTGCTCAAACTTTTCTTATAGTTGGTAACAAATCTATCAAGCTCCCAGAGAGTCTCAGCATCCACACTATCAATGTCCACTTCAATTTCATCGTCATGTTGATTAAGTGCTGAATTTCTCTTCTTAATGATTTGTACAATAGCATCAAGCTTCTCTGAAGGCAAACTTTGAAGGTTAGtgcttagtttttgtttttcctcaaATGTCATGTCTCTTTTATGAGGATCTTTTGCCTTTGGCTTTTTTGGAGCTGGAGTTCTACTGGATGGAGTGATGCTCATGAGTCTTGGAGTCTGTGTCATTGAATCTGATCTATCCAAAATCCTTCTCATATCAAGAGGTGGTGGTGTAAATGCAGAAACCCTTCTAGACAAAGGTGAGGGTGCAGGGGGAGCTGCCCTATAATCAAAGCCATATCTCATCTCCCGATTGTAATCTGACTCGATTATAGCCCATCTGTCCTCGAATATCTTTGATAAAAGCTCTGCCATAATATGAACATCTTGTCCCTGTGGATTATATGTCATGGCATTACGAAAAGTGAGTCTCACATCCTCCGCAAACTCCTTTGGTGATTTGTACCAATTCTTGTTCAGCCTTGTCTTCACAGTTCCCAAGTCCATTGGATGAGTGATGATAGTAAAATAATCATGCAAACCAAGAGTCTCAACATCAACAGGAGAATTAAACACCCAACCATGCTTGTGTCTCATCAATTTTTCAAGCAGTGAACTACAGCTTTTGAAAAATTTAGATCCCATCCCAAAACCATGTCCCATTTCTCCCCCACCTTGCTTCTTCCAATTTAATTTCGACTTCTTGTTACTCTCTGCTGACGGAAATTTGTCCTTCGCAAGCAAGAACTCTGAGTTACGATAAAATTGGTTTGCTTTAGGTGttctcttctccttctcaaCAGTTTCACAGATCCCTTGACCATTCTCCAACATTGACAAACTTAACTGGTGCAAAGGCCTGGTACTGGCAGGTTCCCGTGGAACACAAGCAGATGCCACTTCTGAATGAGCACGCTTGGCTCCACCAACATTATTAATCCCACTGTCAATAAGCACATCTGAGTTGCCAAAGCCACCAACTTGCCTCTGCTTCACTTCAATCCTATTAACCAAACTTCTCACAACACCAAGCTCACTTTCAAGCTTCCACCGAAGCTCCCGCATCTGCTGCTTTGATTTTGATGCCAGGTTTATCTTGATTCGGTCCCTCCGCCATGGTTCCGCAACCCCATTTCCCAAAATAAGGTCTCGGGAGCTAGGAACTGCCTCCTGCTGACGGTTGGGGCTTGAAGGTCCATCATCCTGCTGCTGAACATTGAGGCTAGAAGGTTCATCAGGCTGCCGGCTGCGCGAGTCATCAGAAACCAGCACTGCCGATGGCTGAACTGTATTCCCATCCAAACTTGAATTCACTTGTGGCCGAGGAGAATTCCCATCCTCCAATCTCGAATTCACTTCCGGCTGAGGGGACTTTCTACCCTCCAATTTTGAACTCACTTGTGGCTGAGCTGTATTCCCATCCTCTGTTCTTGAACTCACTTGCAGCTGAACCGTATTCCCATCATCTGATCTTGAACTCACTTGCCGCTGAGCCGTATTCCCATCCTCTGATCTTGAACTCACTTGCGGCTGTGCCGTATTCCCTTCCTCTGATCTTGAACTCATTTGAGGTTGTGCCGTATTCCCTTCCTCTGATCTTGAACTCATTTGAGGCTGTGCCGTATTCCCTTCCTCTGATCTTGAACTCATTTGAGGCTGTGCCGTATTCCCTTCCTCTGATCTGGAAGTCACTTGCGGCTGAGCTGTATTCTCATCTTCCAATTTTGAACTTCCTTGCAGCTGAGCCGTATTCTCATCTTCCAATTGTGGCTGAGCTGTATTCTCATCTTCCAATTGTGGCAGAGCTGTATTCTCATCCTCCATTAGAGGTTGAGCCATATTCTGATCCTCCGATTGAGGATGAACCATATTTGGATCCTCTGATTGAGGTTGAGCCATATTCTGATCTTCTGATTGAGGTTGAGCCATAATATGATCTTCTGATTGAGATTGAGCCATATTCTGATCCTCTGATTGAGGTTGAACCATATTCTGATCATCCAATTGCGGTTGAGCCATATCCCCATCCTCCAATCTTGAATTCACTTGCGTCTGTGCCAAATTATGATCCTCCCCTGGCGGCTGAGCTGTATTCTCATCCTCCAATCTCGATCCCTCTTGCGTCTGTGCCATATTCTGATCCTCCCCTCGCGGCTGAGCCTTATTCCCATCCTCCAATCCTGAACCCACTTCAGTTTGAACCATATTTTGATCCTCCAGTTGTGGCTGCCCCGAATTCCCATCCTCTAATCCCGAACCCACTTTTGGCTGAGCCGAATCCCCATCCTCCAGCACAGCTTGTTGCCGTGCCGGAGGCTGAACCGAAACATTATCACTTTTGCTCTTGGCCTCACCAGTGTTGCTCTTCTGAACGGTGCTGTTACTGACACTATTGTCATTGGTAACGGTGGAAGTGGCGGTGCCGTTATTTTCAATGGCGGAAGCAACGGCTTTAGGGTCTTTCTTTACTTTCCTCCTCGTGTAAACCTTTCTCTCCCCGAATCTCTGTTTCTCTCTGGCTTCATCATCTCCTCCAACCATAGGCTCCGAAGCCATACATCCAAAACCCTAATCCTAACACCAATACCAAATCCCCCAAATCCTAGGGTTTTACACACCACCAAATCAAAGAATacacaaaaaccaaaaaaccaaaaccaaaaacccaagaaaagaagaaaaaaaatcaaaaccctAGAAATTCCTAGGGCTTCCTTCCACCGCCAAAATCCCCAAGCCTCACTCAGAACCAGATCAACCGTAAAAAACGAATCACGAAGAGAAATACTCAGGGTTTCGAAAGCTCGATTACCTTTTGTGTTTTCCGATCAGATCTCGCACACGCattcacacacacacgcacacccTCTCgctctgtgtgtgtgttttttttttttctcttcctcacTCTAGAACGCTTcgtgtttctctctctttctcgaAACGCTGGTCGTTTTATCGAATCATCACAGGTGTACGGCAACGGTGCGTTCGTGAGGGGAAGCGTGGACCAGGCTTAAGCGCGTTTGGGGGTTAAACAACAAAGAGCCGTGCCCGGGAAACATGATATCACCGAAAATTCGCGACGTGGACTCACTGGCTTCTGTGGAGCGTGCTTATAACGCACCAATGGGGAGTGACGTGGCATGCTGCGTGTGTTTCACGCGATGGTGGGAGGGTGAAGGGATTTAGTGCGGGGAGTTTCGTTTGCgggaatttgaaaaattatccTAGGCGGGGGTGGCGCGTGTTTTCTACTCTCCGGTTTAGTGGGTTTCGGTCTGGCTGGTGCGTATCAGTGCTCGGAAGGTTTAAACACGCGCCCTCGTAGCGAGTGGAGAATGTTGTTGTTTTGGTTTTTTGGTTATTGAGTTTGGGTTGGGTGGGTACTACTGGGTAGGGCTTATGTGGGCTTTGTGATATTATGGGTCAGAAAAGCCTGGAAGATTCTCAATAATCAAAGCCCGTGACTATGAAAAtctagtttttactttttttcataatagttgatttgacaaaaaaatatataaaattagttgaCCAAACAATCTGTTAATAGAAAAtgcgaaagaaaaaaaagaaaaagataaaaataaaatattttttagattgttcagtaaaaaagaaaagtaaaaaaatcttatttaattgggtagaaagtataaaaaagaaaaatatgtgtaAAATCACATAAAcatctttaaaaagaaaaaatgtgtaaatctaaaaaaaaaaacattaagttttttattgcaaaaaaagatggttcacttacttttttttttttttactctctttccttcttaacaaacTATCAATGCAAGGATTAATTTTTagatttctttccttttgcctccatctattttttatttttgttatttttccaaatgaacTCTAAAAGTGAATATCAGTAATTAAAAGTGGAATAATTTGTATTTGGCAAGAAAACACTTAgtacatttatatttattattaattattaaaaaatattttctacttttaattatttaaaatcaatcttaaaattgtatgaaaaaaattatatgtcttTGAGATTTTGAGACATTTGGTtgagaataaatttttatttttctagtaattttaaattgggaatttttttcatgttttatatctattttttaaaaaaaatcacattgttcgaaagaatattttttaaatttttttaaacggtTATTTCCTTGCTGAGGGTAGCAATTTaacttttttgataaaaaaaatatgttttattatgataaaaatatcatattactcTTATTAGATTTttggataaatagttatttttatccCTAAATGTGTAGAACATTGACAAATTCATTCCcgaaagatgaaaattcaaattttagtccctaaaagggaaaaaattacaacaaatcCATGCATCCGTTAACTTTCGTCCGTTACCGTTAATGAAAGAGCCTAGGTGGCTCATAGGGACGAAAATCTCACAAAAATTATTGTCAACATGGTTGTTGAATACATTAGACCAAAAATGTTAGTAAGTTTTCATTGAATCAAAATGTTGGTAAGTTTTCATTTGACTAATTTGTCAGATctcaattttcatttcatttaaggataaaatataatttaatcttcatctctcccccccccccccccttttatCATTGCAAG is a window encoding:
- the LOC100780669 gene encoding transcription factor GTE4, which gives rise to MASEPMVGGDDEAREKQRFGERKVYTRRKVKKDPKAVASAIENNGTATSTVTNDNSVSNSTVQKSNTGEAKSKSDNVSVQPPARQQAVLEDGDSAQPKVGSGLEDGNSGQPQLEDQNMVQTEVGSGLEDGNKAQPRGEDQNMAQTQEGSRLEDENTAQPPGEDHNLAQTQVNSRLEDGDMAQPQLDDQNMVQPQSEDQNMAQSQSEDHIMAQPQSEDQNMAQPQSEDPNMVHPQSEDQNMAQPLMEDENTALPQLEDENTAQPQLEDENTAQLQGSSKLEDENTAQPQVTSRSEEGNTAQPQMSSRSEEGNTAQPQMSSRSEEGNTAQPQMSSRSEEGNTAQPQVSSRSEDGNTAQRQVSSRSDDGNTVQLQVSSRTEDGNTAQPQVSSKLEGRKSPQPEVNSRLEDGNSPRPQVNSSLDGNTVQPSAVLVSDDSRSRQPDEPSSLNVQQQDDGPSSPNRQQEAVPSSRDLILGNGVAEPWRRDRIKINLASKSKQQMRELRWKLESELGVVRSLVNRIEVKQRQVGGFGNSDVLIDSGINNVGGAKRAHSEVASACVPREPASTRPLHQLSLSMLENGQGICETVEKEKRTPKANQFYRNSEFLLAKDKFPSAESNKKSKLNWKKQGGGEMGHGFGMGSKFFKSCSSLLEKLMRHKHGWVFNSPVDVETLGLHDYFTIITHPMDLGTVKTRLNKNWYKSPKEFAEDVRLTFRNAMTYNPQGQDVHIMAELLSKIFEDRWAIIESDYNREMRYGFDYRAAPPAPSPLSRRVSAFTPPPLDMRRILDRSDSMTQTPRLMSITPSSRTPAPKKPKAKDPHKRDMTFEEKQKLSTNLQSLPSEKLDAIVQIIKKRNSALNQHDDEIEVDIDSVDAETLWELDRFVTNYKKSLSKNKRKAELARARAEALQQNAIQKSQAPAMAEIPKETQTDERSLPQPLPVQGRNQADNGSRSSSSSSSSSDSGSSSSDSDSDSSSASGSDAGSQGT